A genomic segment from Capra hircus breed San Clemente chromosome 7, ASM170441v1, whole genome shotgun sequence encodes:
- the LOC102188036 gene encoding olfactory receptor 7A17-like, translated as MAQFILLGLSEELELQPLIFRLFLFMFLITVFGNLLIIFATISDSHLHTPMYFFLSNLSFVDICFISTTIPKMLMNIQTQSKDISYEGCITQMHFYILFVELENLILTVMSYDRFIAICDPLHYTVIMSPILCGQMVLLSWMMSALNSLVQSLLVLRLYFCTVLEIPHFFCDFKEVLRLACSDAVLNNAVMYFAVGLFSAIPLAGLCYSYSRIVSSICRISSAEGKYKAFSTCASHLSVASLFYCTGLGLYLSSTATHSSHSSAIASVIYIVVTPMLNPFIYSLRNKDVKRALRRFFGVAAMKGPFVLGLR; from the coding sequence ATGGCACAATTTATTCTTCTAGGATTATCAGAGGAACTAGAACTGCAGCCTCTCATATTTCGACTTTTCCTCTTCATGTTCCTGATCACTGTGTTTGGGAATCTGCTCATCATTTTTGCCACCATCTCAgactcccacctccacacccccatgtacttcttcctctccaacctgTCCTTTGTAGATATCTGTTTCATCTCCACCACCATCCCAAAGATGCTAATGAACATACAGACACAGAGCAAAGACATTTCCTATGAAGGCTGCATCACCCAGATGCATTTTTACATACTGTTTGTAGAGCTGGAAAACTTAATTCTAACTGTCATGTCCTATGACCGCTTCATAGCCATCTGTGACCCCCTGCACTACACAGTCATCATGAGCCCTATTCTCTGTGGACAGATGGTGCTCCTATCCTGGATGATGAGTGCCCTGAATTCCTTAGTACAAAGCTTGCTGGTACTGAGACTGTATTTCTGTACAGTCTTGGAAATCCCCCACTTTTTCTGTGACTTTAAAGAAGTACTCCGACTTGCTTGTTCTGACGCTGTTCTTAATAACGCTGTGATGTATTTTGCAGTTGGGCTCTTTAGTGCCATCCCCCTGGCTGGTCTATGTTACTCATACTCTAGGATAGTTTCCTCCATATGTAGAATCTCATCAGCTGAGGGGAAGTATAAAGCATTTTCCACCTGTGCATCTCATCTCTCTGTTGCTTCCTTATTTTATTGTACGGGTTTAGGATTGTATCTTAGCTCTACTGCTACCCACAGCTCACATTCAAGTGCAATAGCCTCGGTGATATACATTGTGGTCACACCCATGCTGAACCCTTTCATCTACAGTCTGAGAAATAAAGACGTAAAGAGGGCTCTGAGAAGATTCTTTGGAGTGGCAGCTATGAAAGGGCCATTTGTCCTGGGGCTGAGGTAG